A window of Zingiber officinale cultivar Zhangliang chromosome 5A, Zo_v1.1, whole genome shotgun sequence contains these coding sequences:
- the LOC121982519 gene encoding uncharacterized GPI-anchored protein At1g61900-like gives MGGAPPLSVPPNLLAASLFLLCLLNFCNLDKILVNSFELANPVMEAKETNLLPDTSPNSAPQPFIPLLAPSPMATPFFHNSTPKLSGQCSLNFSAVDNLLRTTAVDCWASFAPFLANVICCPQFEATLVILIGQASKDSGLLALDSVHANYCLSDIQQILGSQGVPSDLHDICSIHSSNLSEGSCPINDTIGFESVVDSSKLLAACSKVDAVNECCRQICQSAINEAAKNLVLKDGGLMTNMEINDTTVEYSSTVNSCKNIVLRWLSSRLDSSSAKQVLRGLSNCNVNGACPLNFPDTKDVARDCSDGIKNNSACCHAMDNYVSHLQKQSFITNLQALGCAASLGKKLQNMSVRTNVYSLCQITLKDFSLQVGTQESGCLLPSLPSDATFDPYSGISFTCDLNDNIAAPWPSASQPSSSTCNKSVKYPNYPALPAATSSSLGLVRTCVKFTMIICSFLPLAMML, from the exons ATGGGAGGCGCCCCGCCGCTCTCCGTCCCTCCGAATCTCCTCGCCgcttccctcttcctcctct GTCTACTGAACTTCTGCAATCTAGACAAAATATTGGTTAATAGCTTTGAACTAGCGAATCCGGTGATGGAGGCAAAGGAAACAAATTTATTGCCTGATACTTCTCCAAACAGTGCTCCACAACCTTTTATTCCTTTACTTGCTCCTTCCCCCATGGCAACACCATTTTTCCACAATAGCACTCCAAAATTATCAG GACAATGTTCATTGAACTTTTCTGCAGTTGACAATTTGTTAAGAACAACTGCTGTTGATTGTTGGGCCTCCTTCGCTCCTTTCTTAGCCAATGTTATTTGTTGTCCGCAGTTCGAGGCTACCCTTGTTATTCTAATTGGACAAGCAAGTAAAGATTCAGGTTTACTTGCGCTGGACTCTGTTCATGCAAATTATTGCCTATCAGATATTCAACAGATTCTTGGAAGTCAGGGTGTCCCTAGTGACCTTCATGATATTTGTTCCATCCACTCTTCTAACCTCTCTGAAGGATCCTGCCCAATTAATGATACCATTGGGTTTGAGAGTGTTGTTGACTCTTCTAAACTCCTTGCTGCATGTTCAAAGGTTGATGCTGTGAATGAATGCTGCAGACAAATCTGTCAAAGTGCCATCAATGAAGCTGCAAAAAACCTTGTCTTGAAGGATGGCGGATTGATGACGAATATGGAAATTAATGATACAACAGTGGAGTATTCATCTACTGTGAACAGCTGTAAAAACATTGTCCTTAGGTGGCTATCTAGTAGACTTGATTCTTCATCTGCAAAGCAAGTGTTGAGAGGACTATCAAACTGTAATGTTAACGGAG CTTGTCCGTTAAATTTCCCAGACACCAAGGATGTTGCCAGAGATTGTTCTGATGGGATTAAGAATAATAGTGCCTGCTGTCATGCTATGGATAATTACGTCTCACATTTACAAAAGCAAAGTTTCATTACCAATTTGCAAGCTTTGGGTTGTGCCGCCTCACTTGGTAAAAAATTGCAAAACATGAGTGTCAGAACAAATGTTTATAGTTTATGCCAGATAACTCTCAAGGATTTTTCACTCCAAG TTGGGACCCAAG AGTCTGGATGCCTTCTTCCAAGCTTACCATCAGATGCAACGTTTGACCCTTACTCAGGGATCAGTTTCACTTGTGATTTGAATGATAATATTGCAGCTCCTTGGCCATCTGCATCTCAACCATCTTCGTCTACCTGTAACAAGT CTGTTAAGTATCCTAATTATCCTGCACTTCCAGCAGCGACCTCTTCATCTTTGG GTCTAGTGCGAACCTGTGTGAAATTTACCATGATCATTTGTTCATTTCTGCCGCTTGCGATGATGCTATAA
- the LOC121980197 gene encoding uncharacterized protein LOC121980197, with protein MASSVARLPSATADDWRDRGRLAAAVLGASHGRSSYNPAALQKVLVRQQKTKVGGDAPPSAADLDPMGKAEGGGESRASARRRESQNLNKWAARQAREMVTTIEREAHKEDTSTITTAVRPVSARAASFLREASPSGFSESSSTAAGGNLQSNVRASSLIQMWRELEAEAEAESGGTPKHREAFGGAGGNTEDACSGGNNSDGSDELNTLGGWSSDTMSMASTEPANSASASPFHESERSRVGSIVRMLTSSYGTGGGFVAPLNNENNRSGRESPAADKAERPLGRVSGPSVLTNSRRLRGRGEMESFVAKMEQERRRELVALADHHHVSGFSYRGRLQSMLKLRSFPRHMAIQDQMRVQSRRLELDKMQNGSTISVIRERFNNHRRQRSGSKRSFMESSSSVHIQFPAMTEATEYPISVDVQFPISAKGSDTTIHVQFPMDAEGSVHASSTNQFILKDEHQFEEVDSPRDSMSIPMEASTPIPNNNELQDERHNIDGSWDERNLWVDNLDWQRPPNSLPSNGWENEAAAESEAAVEDMETSPRQNLGNWISDQCSDSWRGWSITRKPQCNDLFERFSDNVEIRDLLERFLHTSGR; from the exons ATGGCCTCGTCGGTTGCCCGCTTGCCGTCTGCTACGGCGGATGACTGGCGCGACCGTGGTCGCCTGGCCGCTGCTGTCCTCGGCGCCTCACACGGTCGGTCGTCGTATAACCCTGCTGCCCTCCAGAAAGTTCTCGTTCGCCAGCAGAAGACGAAGGTAGGCGGTGATGCGCCGCCTTCTGCGGCTGATTTGGATCCGATGGGCAAGGCGGAGGGGGGAGGGGAGTCCCGGGCATCAGCGCGGCGGAGGGAGTCGCAGAACCTCAATAAGTGGGCGGCGCGGCAGGCGCGGGAGATGGTGACGACCATCGAGCGTGAGGCTCACAAAGAGGATACCTCCACGATTACCACGGCGGTGCGGCCCGTTTCCGCCCGCGCCGCCTCTTTCCTCCGCGAGGCGTCTCCGTCTGGATTCTCTGAATCGTCTTCCACCGCCGCCGGCGGCAATTTGCAGTCCAATGTTCGGGCTTCGTCGTTGATCCAGATGTGGAGGGAGCTTGAGGCGGAAGCGGAGGCGGAGTCGGGGGGCACGCCCAAGCACCGCGAGGCGTTCGGCGGAGCTGGTGGTAATACCGAGGACGCCTGCAGCGGCGGCAACAACTCCGATGGGTCTGATGAGTTGAATACGCTCGGCGGCTGGAGCTCCGACACGATGTCTATGGCGTCCACCGAGCCGGCGAACTCCGCGTCTGCTTCGCCATTCCATGAGAGCGAGCGGAGCCGCGTGGGGAGCATCGTCAGGATGCTAACGTCGAGCTACGGTACCGGCGGCGGCTTCGTGGCGCCTCTGAACAATGAGAACAACCGGTCAGGAAGAGAAAGCCCGGCGGCTGACAAGGCAGAGAGGCCGCTCGGCAGGGTCTCGGGGCCGTCGGTGCTGACGAATTCACGGCGGCTGAGAGGGCGGGGAGAGATGGAGAGCTTTGTGGCGAAGATGGAGCAGGAGCGGCGGCGGGAGCTCGTTGCGTTGGCCGACCACCACCATGTCTCGGGCTTCTCCTATCGCGGCCGGCTTCAG TCGATGCTAAAACTCCGGTCTTTCCCACGGCACATGGCAATACAAGATCAAATGCGGGTTCAGTCAAGAAGATTGGAATTGGATAAAATGCAAAATGGATCCACAATCTCAGTTATCAG GGAGCGATTCAACAACCATAGAAGACAGCGTTCCGGTAGCAAAAGATCATTCATGGAGAGCTCAAGCAGTGTACACATTCAATTTCCAGCCATGACTGAAGCCACAGAGTACCCAATAAGTGTGGACGTCCAGTTCCCCATAAGTGCCAAAGGTTCAGATACAACAATACATGTTCAGTTCCCCATGGATGCAGAAGGTTCAGTTCATGCATCTTCTACCAACCAGTTTATCCTCAAAGATGAACATCAGTTTGAAGAAGTAGATTCCCCGAGAGACTCCATGAGCATTCCGATGGAAGCCAGCACACCTATTCCTAACAACAATGAGCTGCAGGATGAAAGACACAATATCGATGGCTCTTGGGATGAAAGAAATTTATGGGTGGATAACCTTGATTGGCAAAGGCCTCCCAACTCACTGCCATCCAATGGTTGGGAAAATGAGGCTGCTGCTGAAAGTGAGGCAGCTGTCGAGGACATGGAAACATCCCCACGGCAAAATCTTGGGAATTGGATAAGTGATCAGTGTTCAGATTCATGGAGAGGATGGAGCATAACAAGAAAACCTCAATGTAATGACTTGTTCGAACGCTTCTCTGATAATGTTGAAATAAGGGATCTTCTTGAGAG ATTCCTTCATACATCTGGTAGATAA
- the LOC121983402 gene encoding E3 ubiquitin-protein ligase RNF34-like, translating into MNQLILSFVQRRDQYFFYENCAETNMDHPFWQQSVVYQSAKPVESISSSIVPLHYYNLQNSENWPNTSFTRQSSQNVDKEALDDFRNEMAQIHEEIGELKLMVENCMEWQDKLRQSIKQDILDAINQSVNTSRNFKDAKSGRRETCRVCCQMQVDCLLYRCGHMCTCFNCAHQLQWSSAKCPICQSSIIDVVRMIPNS; encoded by the exons ATGAACCAGTTAATCCTGTCATTTGTACAGCGAAGAGATCAATATTTCTTCTACGAAAATTGTGCAGAAACTAATATGGATCATCCATTCTGGCAACAAAGTGTTGTTTACCAAAGTGCCAAGCCAGTTGAATCCATCTCATCGTCGATAGTACCTCTACATTATTACAACTTGCAAAACTCAGAAAATTGGCCCAACACTTCATTCACACGCCAATCATCTCAAAATGTG GACAAGGAAGCCTTGGATGACTTTAGAAATGAGATGGCTCAAATCCACGAAGAGATCGGCGAACTGAAACTAATGGTTGAGAACTGCATGGAGTGGCAGGACAAGCTTCGGCAATCGATCAAACAGGACATTTTGGATGCAATCAATCAGTCAG TGAATACCTCCCGTAATTTCAAAGATGCCAAATCTGGAAGAAGAGAAACATGCAGAGTATGTTGCCAAATGCAAGTTGACTGTTTGCTTTACAG GTGTGGGCATATGTGTACTTGTTTCAATTGTGCCCATCAGCTGCAATGGAGCAGTGCCAAATGCCCAATCTGTCAATCCTCAATCATCGATGTCGTCCGGATGATTCCCAATTCATGA